A part of Scophthalmus maximus strain ysfricsl-2021 chromosome 20, ASM2237912v1, whole genome shotgun sequence genomic DNA contains:
- the LOC118284839 gene encoding glutamine synthetase codes for MASVSLSSRLDKSVRQHYLSLPQGGKCQVTYVWIDGTGEEVRGKTRTLDSEPKSTKDIPEWNFDGSSTFQSEGSNSDMYLIPVCMFRDPFTLDPNKLVLCEVLKYNRIPAESNHRAGCSKVMREVKEHCIWFGMEQEYTLFGTDGHPFSWPAQGYPLPQGPYYCGVGANNAYGRDIMECHYKACLYAGVNIYGTNAEVMPSQWEFQVGPCEGVDMGDHLWVARYLLQRVCEDFGVIASLDPKPMKGNWNGAGCHTNVSTKQMREEDGLEHIEQAIAKLEKRHKEHIRVYDPHGGRDNMRRLTGHHETSSIDHFSAGVANRGASIRIPRQVGQEKRGYFEDRRPASNCDPYVVTKAIACTCLLDPEQVEEGK; via the exons ATGGCGTCTGTGTCGCTCAGCTCTCGCCTGGACAAGAGCGTGCGTCAGCACTACCTGAGCCTGCCGCAGGGAGGGAAGTGCCAGGTCACCTACGTCTGGATCGACGGCACCGGAGAGGAAGTCCGCGGCAAGACCCGGACCCTGGATAGTGAGCCAAAGAGCACAAAGG aTATTCCCGAATGGAACTTCGATGGCTCCAGCACGTTCCAGTCCGAAGGCTCCAACAGTGACATGTACCTCATCCCGGTCTGCATGTTCAGGGACCCATTCACCCTGGACCCCAACAAACTGGTCCTCTGCGAGGTCCTGAAGTACAACCGCATACCCGCAG AGTCTAACCACCGGGCCGGCTGCAGCAAAGTGATGCGGGAGGTTAAAGAGCACTGCATTTGGTTCGGTATGGAGCAGGAGTACACGCTGTTTGGAACAGACGGACATCCCTTCAGTTGGCCTGCCCAAGGATACCCACTCCCCCAGG GCCCTTACTACTGCGGGGTGGGGGCAAACAATGCTTACGGACGGGACATCATGGAGTGTCACTACAAGGCCTGCCTCTACGCAGGGGTCAACATCTATGGCACCAATGCTGAAGTAATGCCATCTCAG TGGGAGTTCCAGGTGGGTCCCTGTGAGGGAGTAGACATGGGCGACCATCTGTGGGTCGCGCGCTACCTGCTGCAACGCGTGTGCGAAGACTTTGGGGTCATCGCATCGCTGGACCCCAAACCGATGAAGGGCAACTGGAACGGTGCCGGTTGCCACACGAACGTCAGCACCAAGcagatgagggaggaagacggacTGGA ACACATTGAGCAGGCCATCGCCAAACTGGAGAAAAGGCACAAGGAGCACATCCGCGTGTACGACCCCCACGGAGGCCGGGACAACATGAGGCGCCTCACGGGTCATCACGAGACCTCCAGCATCGACCACTTCTCCGCCGGCGTGGCCAACCGCGGCGCCAGCATCCGCATCCCGCGCCAGGTGGGCCAGGAGAAGAGGGGCTACTTCGAGGACCGCCGCCCGGCGTCCAACTGCGACCCCTACGTGGTGACGAAGGCCATCGCCTGCACCTGCCTGCTGGACCCAGAGCAGGTAGAGGAGGGCAAGTAG
- the arrdc1b gene encoding arrestin domain-containing protein 1b isoform X2: MGKIQEFDITFANNKVVYAPGESIGGSVRIRTSNSLQYKGTLAAGEHSFPFQFVIPVAAPTSFEGPFGKVWYRVRAAIDTPRFSKDYKAQRPFYLLNLLNLNEVPDIEHSSHAVTTKKFSYLLVKTGTLMLKARSDLRGYVPGQVIQLATEIHNKSGKDTGYVLASLIQKVTYRTKRPLFDLRTIAEVEGAGVKAGKHAEWREQIIVPPLPQSALAGCSLIDIDYFIQVSLKSPEAVVTLPIYIGNIAVNLSPSRTVPSTPVHCGAAVAPAPGAAGVMPSAPPAEEEQPEEGLCAGGVASEAIPTKSHSQQDPSVQQVNMSPSAFSHAPGAALPPGHRRPDTSSPLFCVSTGATIPFFTEGDVTPVPTSCSLILPPEYSSWDYPHEPPPSYEESCSSANPGFNSRQ, encoded by the exons ATGGGCAAGATCCAGGAATTTGACATCACTTTCGCCAACAACAAGGTTGTTTACGCACCGGGCGAGTCCATCGGCGGGTCGGTGAGGATTCGCACCAGCAACTCGCTGCAGTACAAAG GGACGCTGGCGGCAGGCGAGCACAGCTTCCCGTTCCAGTTTGTCATTCCAG TCGCCGCCCCGACTTCCTTCGAGGGGCCGTTCGGGAAGGTCTGGTACCGCGTGCGGGCCGCCATCGACACGCCGCGCTTCTCTAAGGACTACAAAGCCCAGAGGCCCTTCTACCTGCTCAACCTGCTGAACCTCAATGAGGTTCCTGACATTGAA cattCCAGTCACGCCGTGACCACCAAGAAGTTCAGCTACCTCCTGGTGAAGACGGGGACCCTGATGCTGAAGGCTCGCAGCGACCTGAGGGGCTACGTCCCCGGTCAGGTCATCCAGTTGGCCACCGAGATCCACAACAAGTCCGGGAAGGACACGGGATACGTGCTGGCCAGTCTCATACAG AAAGTGACCTACAGGACCAAGCGGCCTTTGTTTGACCTGCGGACCATCGCGGAGGTGGAGGGAGCCGGGGTGAAGGCGGGAAAACACGCCGAGTGGCGGGAGCAGATCATCGTCCCGCCCCTCCCTCAGTCGGCGCTCGCCGGCTGCAGCCTCATAGACATCGACTACTTCatacag GTGTCACTCAAATCTCCGGAAGCCGTCGTCACTCTGCCCATCTACATCGGCAACATCGCTGTGAACCTGTCGCCATCGAGGACCGTTCCCTCCACTCCGGTCCACTGCGGTGCCGCGGTCGCGCCCGCGCCCGGCGCCGCGGGCGTGATGCCCAGCGCCCCAccggcggaggaggagcagccagAGGAGGGATTGTGTGCGGGGGGCGTGGCCAGCGAGGCGATCCCGACCAAGAGTCACTCCCAGCAGGACCCCTCGGTTCAGCAGGTCAACATGTCGCCGAGCGCCTTCAGCCACGCGCCGGGAGCGGCGCTGCCCCCCGGCCACCGGCGGCCCGACACGTCCTCGCCGCTGTTCTGCGTGTCCACCGGGGCCACCATACCGTTCTTCACCGAGGGGGACGTGACGCCTGTGCCCACTTCCTGTTCGCTCATTCTCCCTCCGGAGTACAGCAGCTGGGACTACCCTCACG AGCCCCCGCCCTCTTACgaggagagctgcagcagtgccAACCCCGGCTTCAACAGCCGACAGTAG
- the arrdc1b gene encoding arrestin domain-containing protein 1b isoform X1, translating into MGKIQEFDITFANNKVVYAPGESIGGSVRIRTSNSLQYKAIKVNCQGSCGISNKMSEASWSLEEQYFNSTLSVADKGTLAAGEHSFPFQFVIPVAAPTSFEGPFGKVWYRVRAAIDTPRFSKDYKAQRPFYLLNLLNLNEVPDIEHSSHAVTTKKFSYLLVKTGTLMLKARSDLRGYVPGQVIQLATEIHNKSGKDTGYVLASLIQKVTYRTKRPLFDLRTIAEVEGAGVKAGKHAEWREQIIVPPLPQSALAGCSLIDIDYFIQVSLKSPEAVVTLPIYIGNIAVNLSPSRTVPSTPVHCGAAVAPAPGAAGVMPSAPPAEEEQPEEGLCAGGVASEAIPTKSHSQQDPSVQQVNMSPSAFSHAPGAALPPGHRRPDTSSPLFCVSTGATIPFFTEGDVTPVPTSCSLILPPEYSSWDYPHEPPPSYEESCSSANPGFNSRQ; encoded by the exons ATGGGCAAGATCCAGGAATTTGACATCACTTTCGCCAACAACAAGGTTGTTTACGCACCGGGCGAGTCCATCGGCGGGTCGGTGAGGATTCGCACCAGCAACTCGCTGCAGTACAAAG CCATCAAGGTGAACTGTCAGGGCTCGTGTGGGATCTCCAACAAGATGAGCGAGGCCTCGTGGAGCCTGGAGGAGCAGTACTTCAACAGCACGTTGTCCGTCGCCGACAAAG GGACGCTGGCGGCAGGCGAGCACAGCTTCCCGTTCCAGTTTGTCATTCCAG TCGCCGCCCCGACTTCCTTCGAGGGGCCGTTCGGGAAGGTCTGGTACCGCGTGCGGGCCGCCATCGACACGCCGCGCTTCTCTAAGGACTACAAAGCCCAGAGGCCCTTCTACCTGCTCAACCTGCTGAACCTCAATGAGGTTCCTGACATTGAA cattCCAGTCACGCCGTGACCACCAAGAAGTTCAGCTACCTCCTGGTGAAGACGGGGACCCTGATGCTGAAGGCTCGCAGCGACCTGAGGGGCTACGTCCCCGGTCAGGTCATCCAGTTGGCCACCGAGATCCACAACAAGTCCGGGAAGGACACGGGATACGTGCTGGCCAGTCTCATACAG AAAGTGACCTACAGGACCAAGCGGCCTTTGTTTGACCTGCGGACCATCGCGGAGGTGGAGGGAGCCGGGGTGAAGGCGGGAAAACACGCCGAGTGGCGGGAGCAGATCATCGTCCCGCCCCTCCCTCAGTCGGCGCTCGCCGGCTGCAGCCTCATAGACATCGACTACTTCatacag GTGTCACTCAAATCTCCGGAAGCCGTCGTCACTCTGCCCATCTACATCGGCAACATCGCTGTGAACCTGTCGCCATCGAGGACCGTTCCCTCCACTCCGGTCCACTGCGGTGCCGCGGTCGCGCCCGCGCCCGGCGCCGCGGGCGTGATGCCCAGCGCCCCAccggcggaggaggagcagccagAGGAGGGATTGTGTGCGGGGGGCGTGGCCAGCGAGGCGATCCCGACCAAGAGTCACTCCCAGCAGGACCCCTCGGTTCAGCAGGTCAACATGTCGCCGAGCGCCTTCAGCCACGCGCCGGGAGCGGCGCTGCCCCCCGGCCACCGGCGGCCCGACACGTCCTCGCCGCTGTTCTGCGTGTCCACCGGGGCCACCATACCGTTCTTCACCGAGGGGGACGTGACGCCTGTGCCCACTTCCTGTTCGCTCATTCTCCCTCCGGAGTACAGCAGCTGGGACTACCCTCACG AGCCCCCGCCCTCTTACgaggagagctgcagcagtgccAACCCCGGCTTCAACAGCCGACAGTAG